CACCGCAAGCGCCGCAGGTATCGCACTTGTGTATACACAGTAGCCTTGTGGGTGGGGCGGTTGACTACATATCATCTTCCAATAGTTCGGCTATTTTCATTATTGATTTTAAAGTTCCCAGTTTTAAATCTTGATTTCGATGTACGGGAATAGAGATAATTTTATTCTCATTAGGCTTTTCATAAATATGGTGACTTCCTGTAATTTTTTTGAGAAGCCAGCCTTTTTGTTCAACAATTTTACATAGCTTTTTCCCGGAGATTGATTTCATACCGCAATTTCAATAACTTGTGAAAGAGGATCTGGTTTTTGAATTTCATTCGCTACTTCTAACCAGCCTTGTATCGCATCATGGAGGTTATTGACCAATTCTTCCATTGTATCTCCTTCTGTTATACAACCGGGAAGACCAGGTACTTCAGCCCAATAACCCCCTTCTTCTGCAGGATAAATAATGGCTTTGATTTTCATAGAACTTCGTGGGATGTGGGAAACTCAGTCACTTTAGTGCTGAGAGGGAAACGACTCGGCGGTTTTAACCGCAGTCAATCTTTATTCATTACCGCCTTGGGGTTGTTTAATTTGGTGTGCTTTTGTATTGCACTTTCAATGGGACAATTACCATTTCAAATTTTGCAACCCTGTACGCATAATGTTTTGCTCCGAGGAGCCACCCTTTCGGGGTAAAGTTAGCTTCTCCTAAGAGGAGACGCTACGCGAACGACCAGTTATAAGAGCTTTTTAGGCTTGCAACACTGTTCCAGTGACCTTAGAACTGTTTAATCACAAGCGACAGAGCAGGGAACTAGCTAGCCTTCGGCAACGCCAAGGGCGAACGCATTCCGAGGTGTCGTGACTCAAATAACGGCTACCCTTCTCTTCTCTACGAGAGGCTGCGCCAACGAGACGCTGACGCGAACGACTACGCTCAGGGTGGTCTGGTCAGCACATCTTGCTTGATTTCTCTTACAAGCTCAGTCCCTTTAGGGCTGGGTTGCTGACTGCTTTGACATTTTTTGTTGATCTCAACAAATTTTAACAGATATCCCTTACCAAATTCCATGATATAAAGCCTCTCTCCACAAACAAGCTCCGGCGTAGCCCTTCCAAATTCCCCAAAGCGATCGCACTAAAAGGTAGGGTGGTTACGCTATCGCGTAACCCACCTAATTTAATCATAGGGATAGTGGCGTACTTTCGGTTAACGCACCCTACAATAGGAGGCGATGGCTACGCCCGCCGCAGGCATCGCACCGCAAGCGCCGCAGACATCGCACTGGGGAGTCTTTTAACCCATTTCAATGGGTTTAAGCTAACAGTTATGAAAACGACTACGGCTCTTAACCGAACCGTATTCAATAATTAATAATTTACTTGATCAATATCGGTGTAAATAAAGTCATTACCTTTAAATAACAAAGGTTGATTTGTATATTTTGCTAAAGCATAGGAAAAGCAATCTCCCATATTCAGCTTTGCTGGATGGCGACCCTTACCAAATTTCAAGAATGCTTCGCTAGCTAATTGTGCTTGCTCTACACTGAAAGGCATGATGATTAGAGAGAGTGCTTCAATCAATAAATTCAAATTCTCGACTCCCTGCTGACCATATTTAGTACCTAAAACTATGGATGCTTCAACGTAGCCCGGAGCAGAAAGTAGGCAATCTTTGCTTTCGTTAATCAGCTGAATAAATATCAATTCTTCAGGTTCAGCATAAATAATTGCCAGGATAGCGGCAGGATCAACAACCATTATTCTGGAATTCCCAACTCGTTGTAGCCAATAATTTCATCAGGGCTTCTGCTATCAAGAGTAGGTAAATTTCTAATATTATAACAAATACTGCGAACAGCATTAATATCAATCTCTTTCGTTTTGAGATTTTCTAAGGAAATAGGAGAAAGTTGATACAAAAGTTTTCCTTTGATTTCCATGCCAGCAAAACTTGGAGGCATTTTTAGAGATATAAAACCATTCTCGTCTACACGGGCATCAATATTTATTTGCTGCATTGTTTTATGATCCAAATTAAATTGACTTATTTATTTTAGTTTTTCCTTTATTAATAGTGATGTCTACGATGGGCTACGCCTACGCATTCCCGTAAAAAAGGCGATGTCTAAGAAGTGCTGCAACCCATCTTACCACAAACAAGCTCCGGCGTAGCCCTTCCAAATTCCCCAAAGCGATCGCACTAAAAGGTAAGGTGGGTTAGCGATAGCGTAACCCACCTAATTTAATCATAGGGATAGTGGCGTACTTTCAGTTAACGCACCCTACAATAGGAGGCGATGGCACCGCAAGCGCCGCAGGCATCGCACTAGCTAAAGTCAGCGAAGAATTGGACTTTAGCCGCGTATCTTCCATAAAGCACGGTTGTAGTAATTGTCATCAGCGCCAACGACATTAGGACTTGCAAAGCCGCTTGATATTAGCCAGCCTCCCTCAGCTCCGCGCTCTCCTTTGATTGGGTCTCCATCAGAAAACAGATACCGCTTTGTCTCTTTATTTTCAATGATTTACATGTCCCAGCAAAGATCCTAAAAATAAGATGCGTTTGCGCTGAATCAAGTGGTTTTTTCTTCCCACACCTTTGTGACGTTTTTCCACCCCAATTCCTGAACTTTTCGAGTTAGCGGCACTTTTTTGCCAAAAAATCCGCACTCAACCCCCATAACCCTTACGCCTCTTATCTTTCAGCCGCTGCATATTTTTTTCAACTTCCCCACGAGCCGGATACAACAACTGCAGACTCAAAGCACTTTCATAAGCCTGTATCGCTCCCAACCTATCGCCCAACTCCGCCAAGGCTCGCCCTAACCAGTAATCAGCCAAAACCGGGTGAAACGCCTTCAATTTCTCACTTCCCTCACAAGCTGCTTCCCACCATCCCTGACTAGCCTCAGCATCCCCCAGAACCTGGTAACTCTCGCCTAGCCACAACGCAGCAGGTACTAATTGCAGATAACCCCCCACTGGTAACAACTCCCATCCTTGGGTGAAAGCCTCCACCGCTTGTTGGTGTTTACCAGCCAAAGCCAACACCCGGCCATGACGAACCCAAGCATCAGCTAACTGGGGCTGTAGTTTTGTCCCTTGCTCAGAAACACTACACCCTCGTTCAAAGTCGTTGAAGCATTCCACCAAGACTAACCCCGCAGACGCCCAAATACTCCATCTGTCAGGAAACTGCTCTAGCATTTCTTCCACTATCAAAGCTAGTTTTGCTCCCCTCTCCTGGGAGGGTGGAGTCATGGGTAAAATTTCACACAAGGCTCGATAGATTTCACAATCCTTGGCGTACAAACGATAAGCCTTGAACATTGCCTCATCGGCTGTCTCGTATTCACCTGTCTGGAATAAGCAGCGTCCGTAATAATACCAGCTACTTGGTTGAGTTGGATATTTTAAAGTATACTGTTGCAACAGGGCTACCCCCTTCGCCGAATCGCCTCGATAAATGTGATAATATGCCAGTAAATTATCGGCTAGCACCCCATGAGAAGTCTGTTGCAGAACAGAGGTAATTATCTTTTTAGTCTGCTTGCCATCCTCACCGGATACCAATCTCAGATTGCAACGCTCATCTAACTGTCGTTGAAGTACCCGCAAATCATCAGGAGCTAAGACCATCAATTTCTGCAAGCGTTCTCTGGCTTCCTGAACATTCCCCATCGCCATCAGTGCATCATAGCTATGAATCAATGCCACAATATCATTTGGATTGATTGACAAAACCTGATCAAAGGCTCGTAAAGCGCCAACAGGATTCTCTTTGTCCATCTGCACTTGTCCCAAAGCCAGCCAGTGAACTATTTTGTCTGGTTCTGAAGCAGCAGCTAAATCAAAAGCTGTAATTGCTTTGTCACTGTCACCTCTACAAACTGCAATCAATCCATATATATGATGTCGAGTTCCAAGATTGCGGGACAATGGCAATGCACCTTGAAAAACCTCTATCGCCTCTGCGTTGCGTCTCATTACCTGTAAAATTTTCCCTAGTTGTAGTCGCACGTCAATCAATTGAGGTTGTCGCTCAATCACTTGATGATACTCGTCAATAGCCTGTTCCCAGTGACCTATATTGATCAGAAGTTCAGCTAATTCCCACCTTTTCTTCCATCCTTGGGGATGCTCCTGGACGTGCTTACTTAAGCTTTTCAACTTTTGGTCTTGTCTACTTGGCTTTTCGTTTAAGACTAGATGAGCATTCATCTCCACCCCTGAAGGCTCGGAGAACTGTACCAAGAATGTGGCAAAGTTTGTATACATAGCACGGTGAATTTGTAACTAATTTCTTCAGTGTTGTTTGTTGTAGTTATCGATGCTTCCCCGTCAAATATCACTGTTTTGTCGGGTTGCGACTCTTTTACCGTGGGAATCACCGATTTCAAGTCTGGTAGGAGGGAATCTAAGGAAGTGTCATCTTCCCCCGTCAGATACTTGTTCAACCGGTTTCGCAGAATGGTTCGCGCCTGTTGAACCCGTTTCCAAACGTTTTCCTCAGAGAGGGTGAGTTGTTTGCTGATGTCTTGACATGACTTGTCTTGGAAGTAGCGGAGAATAAAAGGGTCACGCAGTCTGGGAGGTAAGGACTCAATCGCTTTATTCAGGTATGCTCTCATCTCACACCGAGAAATGTCTGATTCGGGAGATTCGCCACTAGCGTTGACTGCTAGATGATCTGCATTAATATCGTCAATATTTTCCATCTTTTGCGCCTCTCGCTGGCGTTGGCGATGGATATCCATACAGTGGTTATGGATTACTTGGGTCAACCAAGCTTTGGGATAGGTGATTTGCTCCCTATGGTCTGGCCATTTACTCCAGGCTTTCAACATTGCTTGACTGAGGGATTCTTCAGCATCATAAGAATTACCATTCATCCACTTTAGGCAGCAACTGTAATGATAATCTCGATATTGCTGCCATAACTGCCAAAATTCACTGCGATGGCTACCCTCGCCGCAGGTATCGCCTTGGGAAAAATGCTTTAATCCAATAGGCTCTGCTAATACTGTTCTACCCTTGCTCACCTGGGAATTACAGCCAGATTTACCTCTATTTTTTAGCTCTGATGAGAGAATAAGGCTCATTTTTCAGGTTTTTGGATGTTGATGAAAAAATATACAAGAATTGTATTTCTTTTATGAATTTTAAAATTCAGCTAAATTCAGGATTATTGAAATTTAGGAGTAAGGATTATCTCAGTTAAATTCAGTTAAATTCAGGACTTGGGTAAAAACTATGATTTTAGTAACAGTCATATCTTGATAAAAATCATCAGATATGATACAAAAAAGTATTAGTTTTATAAATATTAAAGTTTGATTTGTCGAATATAATCTAATAGGATTCATCTGTAGTAGGGGCGCAAGGCCTTGCGCCCTTACCGCCAGGCCTTGCGCCTCTGATAATCTGTTCCTACCTGCGGTAAAAATTTTATTATCAGAACGTTTCGATTTTTACTCGCTTACATCCCCTCCCTACTAAGAGTTGAGGAAGGGGAATTACGCGAATCAGTTAAATTAAGAGTCAAGGGTCAATTGATTTTGGATTTTGGATACTTCTCTACGTTCGCGAGTGCGTGTCGTAGACAGAGGCTACGCCTAGCTTGCTTCCACGTAGTGGTACGACTTAAGAGCGGGACGCTGCGCGTAGCTTGCTTCCACGTAGTGGTACGCTCAGTACAAGTTTGGGATTTTGGATTTGTTCCGCCCACAAGGAGCCTGCAAGGTACCGAAACAATCTAAAATCTAAAATCTAAAATCTAAAATTCGGAGGGTCAATTGATTTTGGATTGACCCTTGATTTTAGCTTAACCCGGCAGAAGCCCCACACCATACCCGAAGTTGGTGTGGGATGAATGACGGGATAAAAACGAGACGCCCTCTAATTGTTTTTTACCGCAAGTAAAACAGATTAGAGGGCAGTTGAGTTTTTATCAATATCTTGAGATAGGTAATCACTTCTTGCTAGAATATATAAGTGACGACAAAGCCTAAAATGCTGGTCTAACATAGTACCTTCTCCCAAAGGGAGAGGCTGCGCCAAGAAAACTGAAAATATGGGGTTTTATAGGGAAATGCAACCGTGTATGCGTTGCTACCTCCTGTAAGTAAAATTTTCAAGGAAACTAGTTTGAACTTGGAATTTTTTTAAGACCAAGAGTGGGGCAGGGCACGTACCTCACTATAAAATGCTGTAGTGGGAAAAATGGAGTACCACAAAAGAAGTTCCTGATATCCTTAACAGGACTCGGAAGCCTACACCACATTGCTTGCAATTGGTGTAGGAGTGTCACTTAAAATCTCAAACCCAAACCACCTTGTACAGAAACAGCAGTACCACCACCATCGCGGTAGCCGTCAAAGGCAATAATAGCATTGCCAAAAATCACCGTATTGCTATTGGGTACCATATAATCAATACCCGGTTGTAAGGCAAAACTGATTTTATTCCCAACAGGGGAAGGAGTATCACCATTAGCGAAAACTACACCAGCACCCAAGTAAGCATCAGTTTGCCAGTTTAGGGGCACATCATAAGAAACTGTAGGTACAATCGCTGTACTCCGACCAACTAAAGCTTGGGCGCGGAAAGAAATCGGTGATTCCAGAAGCTTGTAGCGAAAAGCAATCACCCCACCAACCTGAGAACCGTCAGTTACACCAACTGTTGGACCGACACCAACATAACTACCATAGGCTACTTGAGCTTGTGCTGGTTGAGTATTCATCAAAACACTCAACACCGAACCAACCCCTAAAACTGTCACCAAATACGGAACATGCTTCATGACCCAATTCCTCACACCATTTTAGATTATCAAGGTTCGCTTTAATACCTATGTTATCGCTATAATCATTTGTCAGTTTTAACGTTCAGACACGGTTTAGCCTTTCGTGCATATTTTTCCAGATTTTCAGATGCATTTATCTGTAGGGGTGCAAGGCTTTGCGCCCCGAACCACAATCGTCCTCACATAGCTGATAAAATGAGTCTTACCCCCCATTCGCCAGTTGTCTCCTAAGAAGAGCAGAGGTTTCTCCACAGAATGTAACTGTTGTAGCATATAAATAGTTGTCGCCAGTTCACAAATATATGAATCAGACACTGAAAGAGCTTGACTAAGTTGACTATTATGTAGACAGTAGGCAAGTGTATACAATACTATGCCCAAACTCTTACCAATGACAAATGACAAATGACAAATGACGAACATAGCCAGTACGCTTTATTTGCGCCGACCTACTTAAAAGCTTTATATAGCCAAGATTTTTATCAATGGATACAAACTACTATTCAAAACATCCGTAATCGAGAGTTGAATTCCCTAGATTGGGAAAATTTATTAGAAGAGTTAGAAGACTTGGGTAACGAACAAAAACATCAATTAGAAAATCGCTTACTTGTCTTATTTGAGCATCTGCTCAAACTAACTTATTGGCATCAAGAAAGAAACTATAATAGTCGAGGATGGAAAGGTACAATTATAGAGCAGAGAAAACAACTCAAAAAACTGCTCAAAAGAAATCCTAGCCTCAAACCTTATTTACTAGAAGTCTTTACCGAAGCCTATCAAGACGCTAGAGATATTACAATTGTTAAAACTGGTATTGAAGCAGAAATCTTTCCTTTAGAGCCAATTGTGACTCCTGAACAAGCTTTAGATGAAAATTGGCTACCTGAAGAAAGTAAATAGACCACGCTTTTGGGGCGCAAGGCCTTGCACCCCTACGGATATGTGCGGTTATTGCATGAAAATTGCTAACCGAGCAGTCTTGGAGAATGAGGAGGTCCTCCTCTCCCCATCCCCCCAGGTTCCCTAGTAGTCTGTCAATTTTGTTTTGAGGGATTTTTGGTAGTGTGAGCGTCTCGCTCACGCGGGCAAGATGCCCGCACTACAGTCTATCATTTTTATCTTGACAGAGTACTAGGGACAACGAGGATGAATACCTCCTTGAGTACAAATGTAAGCTAGTTGCTTAGGATCTAAATTTTTGGCTTGTGTAAAATCAACGCCTTGGACTACTGCAGATTTTGCGCCTTTGGCTGGTGTTTGGACAAATTGATCTGCTGGGTCTTGTTTGCTGTCCCAGAGAGCTGTGCCGCGAAAATCAGCGCCTGCTACATTGGCTCCCCGTAAATCTACTAAAGTGAGGTCAGCATTCTGCAGGTTGGCGTTTTGTAACTGAGCAGAGCGCAAAACAGCACCGGCAAGACGAGTCGCACTCAGGTTAGCATTGGTGAGATTGGCATGTTCAAAATCGGCACCAGATAAGTCTGATGCTTGCCAATCGGTTTTAGTTAAGTTGGCGTAGGATAATTGTGTGCCGATCGCATTTACCCGACCTAAACGAGCTGCATACAAATTGGCTTCGTTCAATTTTGCATCACCTAAATCTGCTCCTGTGAGGCTGGCATTTTCTAACACTGCACCACGCAGGTCGGCTCCTACTAGTTGGGCGCTGCTGAGGTTAGCCTCAATCAGTCGTGTATTAGATAAGTTGGCTTTGTTGAGGGTGGCGCGGCTTAAATCGCTGCGATTCATGACCACGCGGCTGAGGTTAGCATTACTGAGATTGGCTTGTTTCATCTGAACTTGGCTCAAATCAGCAATCACATCGTCGTAGGTATCCCAGCGTCCATCTTCACCGACGCCCCGGAAACGACTACCCTTAAAACTGGCTTGGTTAAGATTGGCGGATTTGAACTTAATCCCTGATAAATCAACATTTTCTAAGACCAAGCTGAAGGAGGGACTATCACCAGAACCGCTGTTACCCAATTGCGTACTGCTCAAATCGATGTCGTTGATTTGACCACTATAAACAGCCAGAATCTTGTTAATTGCCTGTTGGTTGAGTTGTAAGCGCTTTTGTCTGACTTCCTGCTCTTGGGGTACATTGCTCACAGATGCTAACTCGCCAGTGAGAAACTGATTTTTGGTTTTTAATTCGGGTATGACTTTGGGTCCGATATTTGTTAAAGCTTGTTGAATTGTATCAATTAGGACAGGGTTTGTTTCGGTTACCAACAAATCCGTCAGAAATTGGTTAGCCTGTGAGTCATTGAGAGTACCCAGAGCCAGAATTGCACTGCGACGCTCTTCCTGGCTAGCAGTAGAATTGGGATTTAATTGTTGGACTAGTACCAAAAACTGCTGGCTATTAATCTGTTGAGATTTGCGCTGAGTTTCTTGGGTTTGGCTGTAAACTTGAGTACCAACTAAAGTTGATAACACCGCAGCCATACTGACAAGAGCGACACCAGTCAGCGCCAGATTAGGGTAGCGGCGGATCTGCGCCCAAGGGCTAGAGGACTCTGTGGTTGCTGACGCCCGGATTTCTTCATTTCCTTCTTGCTGTTGGTTAGCAACAAGGTAGGATGGTAAGGGACGGTTGGCATCTATGGGGTAAGTACCCGCCAAGTAATCGTGCAGTGCCCGACGCCCCTGTCGTGATGGCAAAGCCATTCCTTCTGCCAACACCATCAACAGAGCTAAAACCGTGAAAACACCTAAGTTAGGAAACAGTAAGCTGTAGCGCCACAACAGATAGGCAACGGATATTGGCACAGACCAG
The Gloeotrichia echinulata CP02 DNA segment above includes these coding regions:
- a CDS encoding type II toxin-antitoxin system HicA family toxin, with translation MKSISGKKLCKIVEQKGWLLKKITGSHHIYEKPNENKIISIPVHRNQDLKLGTLKSIMKIAELLEDDM
- a CDS encoding type II toxin-antitoxin system HicB family antitoxin yields the protein MKIKAIIYPAEEGGYWAEVPGLPGCITEGDTMEELVNNLHDAIQGWLEVANEIQKPDPLSQVIEIAV
- a CDS encoding type II toxin-antitoxin system VapC family toxin codes for the protein MVVDPAAILAIIYAEPEELIFIQLINESKDCLLSAPGYVEASIVLGTKYGQQGVENLNLLIEALSLIIMPFSVEQAQLASEAFLKFGKGRHPAKLNMGDCFSYALAKYTNQPLLFKGNDFIYTDIDQVNY
- a CDS encoding tetratricopeptide repeat protein, translating into MYTNFATFLVQFSEPSGVEMNAHLVLNEKPSRQDQKLKSLSKHVQEHPQGWKKRWELAELLINIGHWEQAIDEYHQVIERQPQLIDVRLQLGKILQVMRRNAEAIEVFQGALPLSRNLGTRHHIYGLIAVCRGDSDKAITAFDLAAASEPDKIVHWLALGQVQMDKENPVGALRAFDQVLSINPNDIVALIHSYDALMAMGNVQEARERLQKLMVLAPDDLRVLQRQLDERCNLRLVSGEDGKQTKKIITSVLQQTSHGVLADNLLAYYHIYRGDSAKGVALLQQYTLKYPTQPSSWYYYGRCLFQTGEYETADEAMFKAYRLYAKDCEIYRALCEILPMTPPSQERGAKLALIVEEMLEQFPDRWSIWASAGLVLVECFNDFERGCSVSEQGTKLQPQLADAWVRHGRVLALAGKHQQAVEAFTQGWELLPVGGYLQLVPAALWLGESYQVLGDAEASQGWWEAACEGSEKLKAFHPVLADYWLGRALAELGDRLGAIQAYESALSLQLLYPARGEVEKNMQRLKDKRRKGYGG
- a CDS encoding sigma-70 family RNA polymerase sigma factor, whose amino-acid sequence is MSLILSSELKNRGKSGCNSQVSKGRTVLAEPIGLKHFSQGDTCGEGSHRSEFWQLWQQYRDYHYSCCLKWMNGNSYDAEESLSQAMLKAWSKWPDHREQITYPKAWLTQVIHNHCMDIHRQRQREAQKMENIDDINADHLAVNASGESPESDISRCEMRAYLNKAIESLPPRLRDPFILRYFQDKSCQDISKQLTLSEENVWKRVQQARTILRNRLNKYLTGEDDTSLDSLLPDLKSVIPTVKESQPDKTVIFDGEASITTTNNTEEISYKFTVLCIQTLPHSWYSSPSLQGWR
- a CDS encoding DUF29 domain-containing protein translates to MTNDEHSQYALFAPTYLKALYSQDFYQWIQTTIQNIRNRELNSLDWENLLEELEDLGNEQKHQLENRLLVLFEHLLKLTYWHQERNYNSRGWKGTIIEQRKQLKKLLKRNPSLKPYLLEVFTEAYQDARDITIVKTGIEAEIFPLEPIVTPEQALDENWLPEESK
- a CDS encoding pentapeptide repeat-containing protein produces the protein MTTPIVRKNTNQNRSQEPEKTNSIPLVTRRFAAWTVEITLVVVSGLVPFGLGAYANSRSELNRVPLNPVLVVTERAIARPLALPVSYGIHNVAWPTNILWTVALLAPVTLSAWQLYLLGKTGSTIPKRWFGVRVVNEEGKPPGFGTVLVREGIGRWSVPISVAYLLWRYSLLFPNLGVFTVLALLMVLAEGMALPSRQGRRALHDYLAGTYPIDANRPLPSYLVANQQQEGNEEIRASATTESSSPWAQIRRYPNLALTGVALVSMAAVLSTLVGTQVYSQTQETQRKSQQINSQQFLVLVQQLNPNSTASQEERRSAILALGTLNDSQANQFLTDLLVTETNPVLIDTIQQALTNIGPKVIPELKTKNQFLTGELASVSNVPQEQEVRQKRLQLNQQAINKILAVYSGQINDIDLSSTQLGNSGSGDSPSFSLVLENVDLSGIKFKSANLNQASFKGSRFRGVGEDGRWDTYDDVIADLSQVQMKQANLSNANLSRVVMNRSDLSRATLNKANLSNTRLIEANLSSAQLVGADLRGAVLENASLTGADLGDAKLNEANLYAARLGRVNAIGTQLSYANLTKTDWQASDLSGADFEHANLTNANLSATRLAGAVLRSAQLQNANLQNADLTLVDLRGANVAGADFRGTALWDSKQDPADQFVQTPAKGAKSAVVQGVDFTQAKNLDPKQLAYICTQGGIHPRCP